One Glycine soja cultivar W05 chromosome 7, ASM419377v2, whole genome shotgun sequence genomic window, CACAAAGAGACACATAGATGAGAGAGAACGAGACACAAAGATTGTAAGAGCGCACAAATGACATGTGCAACGCGATTGTTCTACGTGACTGTGTGTTTAATAAAGTAGTATGATACGATGAGGCTACAAAGATAATAGAGAGAAATCAAAGATACGAAGATTagagggaaaaagaaaaggctcaatgtccttatttatatatttacctAGCGATAAAGATGGAGGAAATAATCTACTACCTTATTTTCTTTATGTTCAACATTGTCTTAATTTTTCGGTTCATTTTCCCAAAATTGTAGGTAGGTAAATTTTGCTGggattttttcataataatttttttatataaattttttattttgatatttatcgATCGCTCACCTCGACCATGTACATGGCCACTGTCTTACCTATACAAATACAATGCATACAAAGCTTACTAGtgattatgaaaatagaaataaattaaggtgtgtttagttttcatttttattttatgtttttattttttattttcattttaaaaagattggaattttaaaaacatgtttaatttgatttcttgttttctgttttcaagaaatactttttattttctacttttaagaaataaaaatactgaaaatacattttcaaaacgaaatatatttttagatttacttaaaattacattttttgctaccgtatttttattttacgttCTTGGTTTCAACTGAAAGCActgaaaacaatattttattgttttcagtttttggttagtttgaaaaaatattttcactaaaaatgaaaacagaaatccaactaaaacacattttcatcaccattttctgttttcagtgaaaatgaaaacagaaaacaatcaaaccaaacatccccttatattatattaaattattaagaatGTTCATTTGCAATATGACGCATCTTCAATACATCAGCATCAACGCCATCTGAAGTAAAATTGGAAGATAAAAGCTGTCTCACTCATAAATTCAATAAAGTGGCACGAAGTCTTCATCAGTCATCTTTACATTTGGACACGATAAAAACAGAGACATGGATTAAGGTGGCACAGTGGCAGCTATTATTGAAGAGTTGAAGAGAAACCTGAAACTACAATTTCACCCAACCAACAGGTTCTGAATTGTATCCATTCTAATTTGTAaccttgtttttcatttttttttctatttattttggtGTTTTAATCATAGTGCTAGTAATTTCTtgcatgttctgtagttgcaagTTCTCTAAGCAACATATGCAATTGATTTGCTATTTGTTGGGACATACTATTCACTTTTTATGTCTTTCTTTACTTCTTTATACTAACCGTGGTTAAAGCCATCTAAAAtgctttctttttcaaaaaaaatttctctgTAAGCCATTTGGGAAAGTGTTTCCTGTTTTCAGAATGGTTGGCACCCAAATTCTTTCAAATATGTTGGTAGATGAAAGTCTGGTATATGATACTAAGTTTTATAGCTAGAAAAGTTAAACTAACCTGAAAGCATTTTTACAACATATTTATCTTTCTATTCACGCGTTTTATAGCATAACCATGTCCatattattctcaaaataaccTAAGAAATTTGGCTTATTGTGAAGAGGGTTAAAAGCGGGTTACCTGTTCGATGTTGGTTGAAAAATTCTGGGTAGCTTCTGTTTTGACGTGGTTAATCAAGTTAAAGAATTGAAAGCAAATACGCACATAGTTTTTACCTGTCAAACGCGATTTCTTCTTTCAAACATGCTATTACctttaattcaaatttgaaaattaggGAAATTCTTTTTACACCCTTTTTCTCATTGGAGCCCAGTATTTTTTGCATTCCAAAAATTAGTTTCCAGTCTGTATAATATAATACAGTTGTGAGAAAGAAGTGCACAAACACAACcactctaaaatttaaaattcaagactTATATTTCATTGGATGGTTTTGTGTTAGTCCGACTCATTTTGCCACTAGTGTTTTACTTGAAtctttaatttaagaaaatggtACTATTGTTCATGAATTTCACAGGTGTACAACAATGATGGCTTAGTTTGATTTAGGTCTCTATGTACTAAAGTTATGTGTTTGCTGAATTAGAGAAAGTTGAAGTTGGGTTGCTGCAACAATGGCACATGCTACTAATAACAATCCTTCTGCTGATGCTTCCTTACCTGAAACCAAATATATTGATATGGTGAAACATGTGATCAACATTAGAGTCCTAGGAGTCCTAGAAGAGCTAAGGCTGTCTGAGCGTAGCATCTACAAGGTTCCTTGCACACTCCGAAAGGTGAAGGAGGAAGCCTATACTCCCCTGTGCATCTCAATAGGCCCAATTCACCTCGGCAAACAAGAACTCGAGCCAATGCAAGAGCACAAGCTAAGATACTTCCAATTCTTCTTGAAACGTGTCTCATATGAAGCCATGAAGACTTATAAACACTACCTTGAGACCAATGAAAAACAGATTCGACAATGCTATGCAGAGAAATTCCCTGGCATGGCCCAAGAGAAATTCGTGGACATGATGTTGTTGGATGCTGTGTTCATCATGGAACTTTTGTTGAGAAACCGTGAATTGAAATCACAAAGTTTCAAGCACGAGCAAAAACACAAGGAATCCAAATCGTTTCGAGGGAGAAACAGTGAAGATCTCATCATGACACAGTCCTGGCTCAGCAGGAACATCACCAGGGACTTGATCcttatagaaaatcaaatcccTTTCTTTGTGCTACAGAAACTCTATGATGACGTTGTCACTTGTGTCAAAGAGAAGGAAGAACAACACACCAGCTTTGTTGATCTCACCATTGAGTACTTTGCATTCTATGACAGTCAGATGTCTTCTCTTAATGAAAATGAAACCAAGAAACACTATTTCTGTGGCTTACTCCGCAAGTCAAAGAGCAAAGATGAGAGTCCAAAACCCTTCACTGTTGTTCGTAGAAGCGGTTCTGAGGAACCTTGTATATCAAAGAGCGAAGATAATGGTTCCAAGGAAACTTGTAagtcagaaaacaaaaatagttgTTGTAAACCAGAACACTTCACTGATCTGATAAGGTGGTTTTACCTTCCCACTGAGTGCAATATTGGTCATGCTGATCAGGTTCTAAGAACTGCAACAAAGTTACAAGACTCAGGAGTGAGCTTTGAGAAAGATGATATGGATGGAAGGTTACTAGACATAACCTTTGACAAGACGCCTATTCTGAGCTCATTTCTTTGCTTTGGTTGCTCTCCACTGTTGAACCAATTCAAAGCACGTGTGAGGATCCCCCAATTGAAGGTGGACCACAACACTGAATGCATTTTCAGAAATCTCATTGCCTTTGAGCAGTGTCACTATCCTGAGAAGCCCTACATTTGCAACTACGTTTCTCTTATTGACTCTCTCATACACACTCAGCTTGATGTGGAGTTGCTGGTTGAGAAGGAAGTGATTGTGCATGAATTGGGGAGTCACAAGGACGTGGCGTCTCTTGTTAATGGTCTATGCAAACATGTTGTCACAAACTCGACGTGTTACTCTGACACTATAAATAAGCTCAACGACCATTACATGAACGATTGGAACCACACCGTAGCAGCGTTGAGGTTGGTGTACTTCCGAGACCTTTGGAGGGCAAGTGGCACTGTGGTGGGCATTGTTGTGCTGGTTTTCGCTGTCTTCCAATTCCTCCGTGTTTGGCGTTATCTCTTCTAGAATGTACAAAATGTAACTCAGTTTCGATTATTGTATATATGGCTTTCATGCTTCATCATGTTACTCTTAATATTAACACTATAAACCTGTGTTAGTTGTTATGTCAGAAATTATATATCTTCAAGTGATGCATAACCAGGTTTAATCAATTGTTTCtagtaattaaattgaaaaacatGTTATATGCCAATTGAAAACTAGTTGGAATCTTGAATACATGCATAGTCTCAAACCATGCAATAATTTTTCCTATCGTGCATATATGCAAGGATTAATGAATAAACAGTGTGTCAATAGACAATGCAATCTCATCATTGCAACTAATGCAATGAACCCTGAATTATGATACTATACTACTAGTAGACTCTGGCCTTTAGAAAGAGAGGAAAAATTGTTGGTAATAAATTAAGCACCGTAGGGAGTTGCTTAAAAATGCACATGCATATGCTTAGAACATTTACCTAGATATCTTCCCTAAGAATAGGAACAAGAAAAGAAGTAGCTTCATCAAGAAAAGGAACCTGGTCTAATTATTGTCAGATTCTAATTCTGTCCGAACacgtttaaaaaaaatgaaaaaaataacaatgaaaaggaaaagaatcCAAAGGGACTGACTCTCTTTGAGAGCCCATTGAATCAAAGACAATAGAAGGAGAAGCAATAG contains:
- the LOC114418748 gene encoding UPF0481 protein At3g47200-like gives rise to the protein MAHATNNNPSADASLPETKYIDMVKHVINIRVLGVLEELRLSERSIYKVPCTLRKVKEEAYTPLCISIGPIHLGKQELEPMQEHKLRYFQFFLKRVSYEAMKTYKHYLETNEKQIRQCYAEKFPGMAQEKFVDMMLLDAVFIMELLLRNRELKSQSFKHEQKHKESKSFRGRNSEDLIMTQSWLSRNITRDLILIENQIPFFVLQKLYDDVVTCVKEKEEQHTSFVDLTIEYFAFYDSQMSSLNENETKKHYFCGLLRKSKSKDESPKPFTVVRRSGSEEPCISKSEDNGSKETCKSENKNSCCKPEHFTDLIRWFYLPTECNIGHADQVLRTATKLQDSGVSFEKDDMDGRLLDITFDKTPILSSFLCFGCSPLLNQFKARVRIPQLKVDHNTECIFRNLIAFEQCHYPEKPYICNYVSLIDSLIHTQLDVELLVEKEVIVHELGSHKDVASLVNGLCKHVVTNSTCYSDTINKLNDHYMNDWNHTVAALRLVYFRDLWRASGTVVGIVVLVFAVFQFLRVWRYLF